The following coding sequences are from one Prochlorococcus marinus XMU1412 window:
- a CDS encoding isoprenyl transferase — MSLEKVIDNKISNLSMKIDKQKLPRHVAIIMDGNGRWATRKGLPRSFGHKQGVSVLKKILKSAKNLGCKEITVYAFSTENWARPAKEVDFLINLFSEVLKNEIKEIHEESTKIKFIGDLTPFPRNLKEIISSSESLTKNNNKFLFNVCVNYGGRQEIVKVAKELALKSSAGEIKPSEINEELFNSELLTGGIKDPELLIRTSGEKRISNFLLWQLAYSEIYISDVLWPDFNEHEFFKAIIDYQSRNRRFGGIESLPNESFEDSQYSS; from the coding sequence ATGAGTTTAGAAAAAGTAATAGACAATAAAATTAGTAACTTATCAATGAAAATAGATAAGCAAAAATTGCCTAGACATGTAGCAATAATTATGGACGGCAATGGAAGATGGGCGACTAGAAAAGGTTTACCCAGATCATTTGGACATAAACAGGGCGTTAGTGTATTAAAAAAAATTCTCAAATCTGCAAAAAATTTAGGTTGTAAAGAAATTACTGTTTATGCTTTTTCAACTGAGAATTGGGCAAGACCAGCAAAAGAAGTTGATTTCCTCATAAATCTTTTTAGCGAAGTTTTAAAAAACGAAATTAAAGAGATACATGAAGAATCAACAAAAATAAAATTTATTGGTGATTTAACTCCTTTCCCAAGAAATTTAAAAGAAATAATCTCTAGTTCAGAATCACTTACTAAAAACAATAATAAATTTTTATTCAATGTTTGTGTTAATTACGGAGGTAGACAAGAAATAGTAAAAGTTGCTAAAGAACTAGCATTAAAATCTTCTGCTGGGGAAATAAAACCAAGTGAAATCAATGAAGAATTATTTAATTCAGAGCTATTAACTGGAGGGATTAAGGATCCAGAATTGCTAATAAGAACTAGTGGCGAAAAAAGGATAAGTAATTTTTTATTATGGCAATTAGCATATTCAGAAATTTATATATCTGACGTACTTTGGCCAGATTTCAATGAGCATGAATTTTTTAAAGCAATAATTGATTACCAATCAAGAAATAGACGTTTCGGCGGGATAGAATCATTACCAAATGAATCTTTTGAAGATTCTCAATATTCTTCCTAA
- the bioB gene encoding biotin synthase BioB produces the protein MVNSNNQLFKEIRFDWNKEEILGILNMPLIDLMWESQTVHRKFNNYDIQLASLFSVKTGGCEENCSYCSQSIYSSSDIKSHPQFQVEEVLARAQIAKNEGADRFCMGWAWREIRDGKSFNAMLEMVSGVRDLGMEACVTAGMLTEEQASRLADAGLTAYNHNLDTSPEHYKNIITTRTYQDRLDTIKRVRNAGINVCCGGIIGLGETNSDRASLLKVLSNMNPHPESVPINSLVAIEGTGLEDNQEIDSIEMIRMIATARILMPKSKIRLSAGREKLSKEAQILCFQCGANSIFYGDELLTTSNPSFQSDRKLLKEVGVSFNKDFETHEKTLSSL, from the coding sequence ATGGTTAATTCGAATAATCAGTTATTTAAAGAAATTAGGTTCGATTGGAATAAAGAGGAGATATTGGGAATACTTAATATGCCTCTTATTGATTTAATGTGGGAATCACAAACCGTTCACAGGAAATTTAACAACTACGATATTCAATTAGCATCATTGTTTAGCGTAAAAACTGGTGGATGTGAAGAAAATTGTTCGTACTGTAGTCAATCAATTTATAGTTCTAGCGACATCAAAAGTCATCCACAATTTCAAGTTGAAGAGGTTTTAGCAAGAGCTCAAATAGCAAAAAATGAGGGAGCAGATAGGTTTTGTATGGGGTGGGCGTGGAGAGAAATTAGAGATGGGAAATCTTTTAATGCAATGTTAGAGATGGTTAGCGGCGTAAGAGATTTAGGGATGGAAGCATGCGTTACTGCTGGGATGCTTACAGAAGAACAAGCTTCCAGACTGGCTGATGCAGGTTTAACCGCGTATAACCACAATCTTGACACTAGTCCTGAGCATTATAAAAATATTATTACGACAAGAACTTATCAAGACAGACTTGATACTATCAAAAGAGTAAGGAATGCAGGAATAAATGTTTGTTGTGGAGGGATAATAGGTTTGGGTGAAACTAATAGCGATAGAGCATCTCTTTTAAAAGTGCTTTCAAATATGAATCCACACCCTGAAAGTGTTCCTATAAATTCACTGGTAGCTATTGAAGGTACTGGTTTAGAAGATAATCAAGAAATTGATTCTATTGAAATGATAAGGATGATAGCTACAGCAAGAATTCTTATGCCTAAAAGTAAAATAAGATTAAGTGCAGGGCGAGAAAAGCTTTCAAAAGAAGCCCAAATTTTATGTTTTCAATGTGGAGCAAATTCAATTTTTTATGGAGATGAGTTACTCACAAC